The Castellaniella sp. genome includes a window with the following:
- a CDS encoding Lrp/AsnC family transcriptional regulator — protein sequence MDSLDHQILSYLRSDARISVATLAKKLGVSRGTICNRIARMERDHIILGYTVRVQAESQAQEITAWMSIAIEGHETSRIVHALSGEPAVWALHDTNGRWDLLAELRVNNISQLSDALEHIRLIKGISATETSLHLKTLQLR from the coding sequence ATGGACTCTCTGGACCACCAAATTCTTTCCTATTTGCGCAGCGATGCCCGCATCTCCGTAGCGACACTCGCCAAAAAATTAGGGGTGTCCCGGGGCACTATCTGTAACCGGATTGCCCGCATGGAACGCGATCACATCATCCTGGGCTATACCGTCAGGGTGCAGGCTGAATCCCAGGCCCAAGAAATCACGGCATGGATGAGCATCGCCATCGAGGGCCACGAAACATCGCGCATCGTGCACGCGCTATCCGGAGAGCCCGCCGTATGGGCGCTGCACGACACAAATGGACGCTGGGACCTGCTGGCCGAACTGCGGGTCAATAATATTTCCCAGCTTTCGGATGCGCTGGAGCACATCCGCCTGATCAAGGGGATTTCGGCGACCGAGACGAGCCTGCATCTGAAGACGCTGCAGCTGCGCTGA
- the gdhA gene encoding NADP-specific glutamate dehydrogenase, with protein sequence MSLPSVDQFLTQLQARDPHQPEFMQAVKEVMHSLWPFIQQNPRYASQALLERIVEPERAIQFRVCWMDDTGNTRVNRGFRIQHSSAIGPYKGGMRFHPSVNLSILKFLAFEQTFKNALTTLPMGSGKGGSDFDPKGKSDAEVMRFCQALMTELYRHLGPDTDVPAGDIGVGAREVGFMVGMMKKLSNNTGSVFTGKGLAFGGSLIRPEATGYGTVYFAEEMLKHANQSLEGYKVAVSGSGNVAQYAIEKCMQLGARVVTVSDSHGCVVDPAGFSPKKLAALIDLKNGKRGSIEEYAKQFGLRYEDGKRPWHVPVDVALPCATQNELDIDDARTLIANGVRCVAEGANMPCSIEAADALIAAGVLYAPGKASNAGGVAVSGLEMSQNHQRLAWTREQVDTKLHDIMRDIHQNCLQYGSQDGKVNYVNGANIAGFVKVADAMLAQGVY encoded by the coding sequence ATGAGTCTTCCTTCCGTCGATCAATTTCTAACCCAGCTACAGGCACGCGACCCACACCAACCCGAATTCATGCAGGCTGTCAAAGAAGTCATGCACAGCCTGTGGCCCTTCATTCAGCAAAACCCACGCTATGCCAGCCAGGCACTGCTTGAGCGCATCGTCGAACCCGAACGCGCCATCCAGTTTCGCGTCTGCTGGATGGATGACACCGGCAATACCCGTGTCAACCGAGGTTTTCGCATCCAGCACAGCTCGGCCATCGGTCCTTATAAGGGCGGCATGCGGTTTCACCCCTCGGTGAACCTGTCCATTCTTAAGTTTCTGGCTTTCGAGCAAACCTTCAAGAACGCCTTGACCACCCTGCCCATGGGCAGCGGCAAGGGCGGATCCGACTTCGACCCCAAGGGCAAATCCGACGCTGAAGTCATGCGTTTTTGCCAGGCGCTGATGACGGAACTGTATCGCCACCTGGGACCGGACACCGACGTCCCGGCAGGGGATATCGGCGTCGGTGCCCGCGAGGTCGGCTTCATGGTCGGCATGATGAAGAAACTCTCGAACAACACTGGCAGCGTATTCACCGGCAAAGGCCTGGCCTTTGGCGGCAGCTTGATTCGCCCCGAAGCCACCGGCTATGGCACCGTATATTTCGCCGAAGAAATGCTCAAGCACGCCAATCAGTCCCTGGAAGGCTATAAGGTTGCAGTGTCGGGTTCAGGCAATGTGGCCCAGTACGCCATCGAAAAGTGCATGCAGTTGGGTGCCCGCGTGGTCACGGTCTCGGATTCTCATGGCTGCGTCGTCGACCCGGCAGGCTTCAGCCCCAAAAAACTCGCCGCCCTGATCGATCTGAAAAACGGCAAGCGCGGCAGCATCGAAGAATACGCAAAACAATTTGGCTTGCGCTATGAAGACGGCAAGCGTCCCTGGCATGTGCCGGTGGATGTTGCCCTGCCCTGCGCCACCCAGAACGAACTCGACATCGACGATGCCCGCACCCTGATCGCCAACGGCGTGCGCTGCGTGGCTGAAGGCGCAAACATGCCCTGCAGCATCGAGGCGGCGGATGCCTTGATTGCGGCTGGCGTGCTGTATGCGCCCGGCAAGGCCAGCAACGCGGGCGGTGTGGCCGTCTCGGGCCTGGAAATGAGCCAGAACCACCAGCGCTTGGCCTGGACGCGCGAACAGGTCGACACCAAGCTGCACGACATCATGCGCGACATCCATCAAAACTGCCTGCAATATGGCAGCCAAGACGGGAAGGTCAATTATGTCAACGGTGCCAACATCGCCGGCTTCGTCAAGGTTGCCGACGCCATGCTGGCCCAAGGCGTGTACTGA
- a CDS encoding ABC transporter permease subunit yields MLDSLQLLSWGSHGWGDALLAGAVVTILLALCCVPFGFSLGLLVALGSQSERAGRRRLATLFSTVFRGLPELLTLFLVYYGSQIAAEKLMRHLGYEGGIAINAFVAGVIAFSLVLAAFSSEVWLGGFKAIPAGQAEAARALGLSRWTTLWRVTFPQLMRVALPGLTNNWLTLLKDTSLVSTISLADIMRQTSLAVTATREPILFYSAACVLYLLLSALSGLLFSRAESHFSRFAQKA; encoded by the coding sequence ATGCTTGATTCATTGCAGTTGCTATCGTGGGGTAGTCATGGCTGGGGAGATGCCTTGTTGGCAGGCGCAGTGGTCACTATCTTGCTGGCCTTGTGCTGTGTGCCTTTTGGATTTTCGCTGGGCTTGCTGGTGGCGCTGGGCAGTCAGTCCGAACGCGCTGGGCGACGCAGGCTGGCAACCTTGTTCTCCACCGTATTCCGGGGTTTACCCGAGTTGTTGACTTTGTTCCTGGTGTACTACGGCAGTCAGATTGCCGCCGAGAAACTGATGCGGCATTTGGGCTATGAAGGTGGGATTGCCATCAACGCTTTTGTCGCCGGAGTCATTGCCTTCAGTTTGGTGTTGGCTGCTTTTTCCAGCGAGGTCTGGCTAGGCGGCTTCAAGGCGATTCCTGCGGGACAGGCCGAAGCGGCACGCGCCCTGGGGCTCTCGCGCTGGACGACCTTGTGGCGGGTGACATTTCCACAGCTGATGCGCGTCGCCTTGCCGGGGTTGACCAACAACTGGCTGACTTTGTTGAAAGACACCTCGCTGGTCTCGACCATTTCTTTGGCTGACATCATGCGCCAGACCAGTCTGGCCGTCACGGCCACCCGCGAACCCATTCTCTTTTATTCCGCTGCCTGTGTGCTGTACCTGCTGCTGTCGGCCTTGTCCGGGCTATTGTTTTCCCGAGCGGAAAGCCATTTTTCCCGCTTTGCGCAAAAGGCCTGA
- a CDS encoding ornithine cyclodeaminase → MTLMLTTTDVAMLVERMGIAKTLDVLSQYIQNDFIRWESFEKTPRLASHSQVGVIELMPTTDADHYSFKFVNGHPSNPAQGLPTVMAFGALAEVSTGTPLLLSELTLTTALRTAATSIMAARVLARPGARTMALIGNGAQSEFQALAFHHLLGIDTLFIHDVDPEASHKLMANLACCRGLDIRLADSTRAAVADADIITTVTADKTNALILTPEMIRPGVHINAVGGDCPGKTELHADILSRATTFVEFEPQSRIEGEIQQMPADYDVVPLWEVVAGKRPGRQSDTEITVFDSVGFALEDFSALHFLWDQARAFGIGRPMELVPEGNPKDLLGTMRRLSAGLSDGAVMGAGTTEQVLAEPDHAHSI, encoded by the coding sequence ATGACGCTGATGCTGACAACGACAGATGTCGCCATGCTGGTAGAGCGCATGGGGATTGCCAAAACCCTGGATGTGCTGTCGCAGTACATCCAGAATGATTTCATCCGCTGGGAATCATTCGAGAAGACGCCGCGCCTGGCCAGCCATTCCCAGGTGGGTGTGATCGAACTCATGCCGACCACGGATGCGGATCATTATTCCTTCAAGTTCGTCAATGGACACCCGTCCAATCCAGCCCAAGGCCTGCCCACCGTCATGGCCTTTGGTGCCCTGGCCGAAGTCAGCACGGGCACCCCTTTGCTCTTGAGCGAGCTGACCTTGACCACCGCATTGCGCACGGCCGCCACCTCGATCATGGCGGCCCGGGTCCTGGCTCGCCCCGGGGCACGCACCATGGCCTTGATCGGCAATGGGGCGCAAAGCGAGTTCCAGGCTTTGGCTTTCCATCATCTGCTGGGTATTGACACCCTGTTCATCCATGACGTTGACCCCGAGGCCAGTCACAAGCTGATGGCTAATCTGGCGTGCTGCCGTGGCCTGGATATCCGCTTGGCCGACAGCACCCGCGCAGCCGTCGCCGACGCCGACATCATTACCACCGTCACGGCAGACAAGACCAATGCGCTGATTCTGACACCTGAAATGATCCGACCGGGAGTACACATCAACGCAGTCGGCGGCGATTGCCCGGGCAAGACAGAGCTGCATGCCGATATTCTGTCGCGCGCCACGACATTCGTCGAGTTCGAGCCCCAGTCCCGGATCGAGGGTGAAATCCAGCAAATGCCCGCTGATTACGACGTGGTGCCGTTGTGGGAAGTTGTGGCAGGCAAGCGGCCGGGCCGTCAGTCGGATACCGAAATCACAGTCTTTGACTCCGTCGGCTTTGCGTTGGAAGACTTTTCTGCACTGCATTTTCTTTGGGATCAGGCCCGGGCTTTCGGCATCGGTCGACCGATGGAGCTGGTCCCCGAAGGCAATCCCAAAGATTTGTTGGGCACCATGCGGCGCCTGAGCGCCGGGTTATCGGATGGAGCGGTCATGGGCGCAGGGACCACAGAGCAGGTGCTTGCGGAACCTGACCACGCGCACTCGATTTAA
- the rocF gene encoding arginase, protein MKEKTVALIGAPTDVGAGARGASMGPEALRVAGLAQALSRQGLQVVDTGNLSGPFNPWQAPVAGYRHLPEVVQWNQALFNAVTAQLQAGHIPVMLGGDHCLGMGSVGAVARYCRQLGQPLRVFWLDAHTDFNTAQLTPSGNVHGMPVACLCGFGPDELVNLGGQGAALDAADLRMIGIRSVDRRERLFVHEQGLDVYDMRMIDELGMRAVMQAALADLPDDVHIHVSFDVDFLDPGDAPGVGTTVQGGPTWREAQLCMEMLADTGRVASLDIVELNPALDVRNGTAKVAVQMVESLFGKSTLVRQASSY, encoded by the coding sequence ATGAAAGAAAAGACAGTTGCACTGATTGGCGCGCCAACCGATGTGGGTGCGGGTGCACGTGGGGCGTCCATGGGGCCTGAGGCGCTGCGCGTGGCGGGCCTTGCGCAAGCCTTGAGCCGCCAGGGACTGCAGGTCGTGGACACCGGCAATTTGTCTGGCCCGTTCAATCCCTGGCAGGCGCCCGTGGCAGGTTACCGCCACTTGCCCGAAGTCGTGCAATGGAATCAGGCCCTGTTCAATGCCGTGACAGCACAGCTGCAGGCAGGTCATATTCCTGTCATGTTGGGGGGAGACCATTGCCTGGGCATGGGTTCGGTGGGGGCTGTGGCACGGTATTGCCGCCAGCTTGGGCAGCCGTTGCGGGTGTTTTGGTTGGACGCGCATACCGATTTCAATACGGCGCAGCTAACGCCCAGCGGCAATGTGCATGGCATGCCGGTGGCTTGTCTGTGCGGCTTTGGGCCAGACGAATTGGTCAACCTGGGCGGGCAAGGGGCAGCATTGGACGCCGCCGACCTGCGCATGATCGGCATCCGCAGCGTGGACCGTCGGGAACGTCTGTTTGTGCACGAACAGGGGCTGGATGTGTACGACATGCGGATGATAGATGAACTGGGGATGCGTGCTGTCATGCAGGCCGCCCTGGCTGATCTGCCAGATGATGTCCATATCCATGTCAGTTTTGATGTGGATTTCCTGGACCCTGGCGATGCACCGGGTGTCGGCACCACGGTACAGGGCGGGCCGACCTGGCGCGAGGCCCAGCTGTGCATGGAAATGCTGGCCGATACCGGACGCGTGGCATCGCTGGACATCGTTGAGTTGAACCCTGCGCTGGATGTGCGCAATGGGACGGCCAAGGTGGCGGTGCAGATGGTCGAAAGCCTGTTCGGCAAGAGCACCCTGGTGCGTCAGGCGTCCAGCTATTGA
- the rho gene encoding transcription termination factor Rho — protein MHLNELKALHVSQLLDMAADLEIDNASRLRKQELMFAIMKRRAKQGEQIFGDGVLEVLPDGFGFLRSPDTSYLASTDDIYISPSQIRRFNLHTGDSIEGEVRTPKDGERYFALVKVDKVNGMQPEAIKHRIMFENLTPLHPDKPMILERDIKSKENITGRIMDIFAPIGKGQRALIVASPKSGKTVMMQHIAHAITTNYPDAVMIVLLVDERPEEVTEMQRTVRGEVVASTFDEPATRHVQVAEMVIEKAKRLVELKKDVVILLDSITRLARAYNTVVPASGKVLTGGVDANALQRPKRFFGAARNLEEGGSLTIIGTALIETGSRMDEVIYEEFKGTGNSEVHLERRLAEKRIYPAINLNKSGTRREELLIKPELLQKVWVLRKFIHDMDEVESMEFILDKIRATKNNAEFFDMMKK, from the coding sequence ATGCACCTGAATGAACTCAAAGCGCTGCACGTCTCGCAGCTGCTCGACATGGCTGCCGATCTCGAGATCGACAATGCCAGCCGACTGCGCAAGCAGGAACTGATGTTTGCCATCATGAAACGGCGCGCCAAACAGGGGGAACAGATCTTCGGCGACGGGGTCCTGGAAGTCCTGCCTGATGGCTTTGGCTTTCTGCGCTCACCCGATACCTCGTATCTGGCCAGCACCGACGATATCTATATCTCGCCTTCGCAAATCCGGCGCTTTAACCTGCACACCGGGGACTCCATCGAAGGCGAAGTCCGCACACCCAAGGATGGCGAACGCTATTTCGCCCTGGTGAAGGTCGATAAGGTCAACGGCATGCAGCCCGAGGCCATCAAGCACCGGATCATGTTCGAGAACCTGACGCCGCTGCATCCTGACAAGCCCATGATTCTCGAACGGGACATCAAGAGCAAGGAAAACATCACCGGGCGCATCATGGATATTTTTGCCCCGATCGGCAAAGGCCAGCGCGCCCTGATCGTGGCCAGCCCAAAATCCGGCAAGACCGTGATGATGCAGCATATCGCCCATGCCATCACCACCAATTATCCCGACGCCGTGATGATTGTGCTGCTGGTGGACGAGCGCCCCGAAGAAGTCACCGAAATGCAGCGCACCGTGCGCGGCGAGGTCGTTGCCTCCACCTTCGACGAGCCTGCCACGCGCCACGTTCAGGTGGCCGAAATGGTCATCGAAAAAGCCAAGCGCCTGGTCGAATTGAAAAAAGACGTGGTGATCCTGCTGGACTCCATTACCCGCCTGGCGCGCGCCTACAACACCGTGGTGCCCGCCTCCGGCAAGGTCCTGACCGGCGGGGTGGATGCCAATGCCTTGCAGCGCCCGAAGCGCTTTTTCGGGGCAGCCCGCAATCTCGAAGAAGGCGGCTCCCTGACCATCATCGGCACGGCCCTGATCGAGACCGGCAGCCGCATGGACGAAGTCATTTACGAAGAATTCAAGGGCACCGGCAACTCCGAAGTGCACCTCGAACGGCGATTGGCCGAGAAACGTATTTATCCGGCCATCAACCTGAACAAATCCGGCACGCGTCGCGAAGAGCTCCTGATCAAACCCGAACTTTTACAGAAAGTCTGGGTATTACGCAAATTCATCCACGACATGGATGAAGTCGAATCGATGGAATTCATCCTGGACAAAATCCGGGCCACCAAAAACAACGCCGAATTTTTTGACATGATGAAGAAATAA
- a CDS encoding transporter substrate-binding domain-containing protein, with the protein MKKFKFLASALTLGCSLGLGGAQADTLRIGLEAAYPPFSAPSANGGYVGFDIDISTALCKQMQVECEFVAQDWDGIIPALMARKFDAIISSMAVTPERAKQVDFTDHYYRTSMSVAVVRGSSIQSLDAKAYEGKVVGAQSSSTPGEYAEDVYGKAGAEVRLYPTADEAGSDLAGGRLDALVHDKYPLIEWMRKHSKDCCKLLGDLPDTQGDIAIAVRKGDDALRTRLNQAIQDIRADGSYQRVSQRYFGLDIY; encoded by the coding sequence ATGAAGAAGTTCAAATTCCTTGCCTCGGCGCTGACCCTGGGGTGCAGTCTGGGACTAGGTGGCGCACAGGCCGATACCCTGCGCATTGGTCTGGAAGCGGCCTATCCCCCATTTAGCGCACCAAGTGCCAATGGGGGGTACGTTGGTTTTGATATCGATATCTCCACCGCTTTGTGCAAGCAAATGCAGGTCGAATGTGAGTTTGTCGCGCAGGACTGGGATGGCATCATCCCGGCGCTGATGGCCCGCAAGTTCGATGCCATTATTTCTTCGATGGCGGTGACACCGGAACGCGCCAAACAAGTGGACTTCACGGATCATTACTATCGGACTTCGATGTCGGTGGCCGTGGTCAGGGGTTCCAGCATCCAGAGCCTGGATGCCAAGGCCTACGAGGGCAAGGTCGTGGGGGCGCAATCCTCCAGCACCCCGGGCGAGTATGCCGAGGATGTTTATGGCAAGGCGGGCGCGGAAGTGCGCCTGTACCCGACTGCGGACGAGGCCGGCAGCGACCTGGCCGGTGGTCGCCTGGATGCTCTGGTACACGACAAGTATCCCTTGATCGAGTGGATGCGCAAGCACAGTAAAGACTGTTGCAAGCTGCTGGGCGATTTGCCCGACACACAAGGAGACATCGCCATTGCTGTGCGCAAGGGCGATGATGCGTTGCGTACCCGCCTGAATCAGGCCATCCAGGATATTCGTGCCGATGGTTCGTATCAGCGGGTCTCCCAGCGCTATTTCGGACTCGATATCTACTGA
- the trxA gene encoding thioredoxin TrxA yields MSDSIKHVSDASFQNDVLQSELPVLVDYWAEWCGPCKMIAPLLDEAAAKYQGRVTIAKLNVDENPDSATKYGVRGIPTLMLFKDGKVTTTKVGALSRVQLQAFLDESL; encoded by the coding sequence ATGAGCGACTCCATCAAGCACGTAAGCGATGCGTCCTTCCAAAATGACGTGCTCCAATCCGAACTCCCCGTCCTGGTCGATTACTGGGCCGAATGGTGTGGCCCCTGCAAAATGATTGCCCCCCTGCTCGACGAAGCAGCCGCAAAATATCAGGGCCGCGTCACCATCGCCAAACTCAACGTCGACGAAAACCCAGACAGCGCCACCAAATACGGGGTGCGTGGCATCCCGACCCTGATGCTGTTCAAAGACGGCAAAGTCACCACCACCAAGGTCGGTGCCCTGTCGCGCGTCCAGCTCCAGGCCTTCCTCGACGAATCTCTCTGA
- a CDS encoding amino acid ABC transporter ATP-binding protein has protein sequence MIDIQGLNKWYGDYHALRDINLQVHQGDRIVLCGPSGSGKSSLIRCINQLETAQHGHIQVLGVEVSSPSQAAAAALRDVGMVFQHFNLFPHLSVLDNCTLAPISVRGLRSQQAQERACYFLDKVGMRAHLHKYPAQLSGGQQQRVAIARALCMEPRIILFDEPTAALDPEMVKEVLDVMVQLAASGVTMLCVTHEMGFARQVAGRVLFLDQGSIVEDNDPEMFFTMPRCDRARTFLQQILR, from the coding sequence GTGATCGATATTCAGGGCCTCAATAAATGGTACGGCGATTATCATGCCTTGCGTGACATCAATCTGCAGGTGCATCAGGGTGACCGTATCGTTTTGTGTGGTCCTTCAGGCTCGGGCAAGTCTTCTTTGATCCGCTGCATCAATCAGTTGGAAACTGCACAGCACGGCCATATCCAGGTGCTGGGCGTAGAGGTCTCCAGCCCATCCCAGGCTGCTGCCGCAGCTTTGCGCGATGTGGGCATGGTATTCCAGCATTTCAACCTGTTTCCCCACCTTAGCGTGCTGGATAATTGCACCTTGGCCCCGATCTCTGTCCGAGGCTTGCGCAGCCAGCAGGCCCAAGAACGCGCCTGCTATTTTCTGGATAAAGTCGGGATGCGGGCGCACCTGCATAAGTACCCCGCCCAGCTATCCGGTGGTCAACAGCAGCGCGTGGCTATTGCCCGGGCTTTGTGCATGGAACCCAGGATCATTTTGTTTGACGAGCCCACCGCCGCACTGGACCCTGAAATGGTCAAAGAAGTCCTGGATGTCATGGTTCAACTGGCCGCCAGTGGTGTGACCATGTTGTGCGTGACGCACGAAATGGGGTTTGCCCGCCAGGTGGCCGGCCGGGTGCTATTCCTGGACCAGGGCAGTATTGTCGAAGACAATGATCCCGAAATGTTCTTCACGATGCCGCGCTGCGACCGTGCAAGAACGTTCCTGCAGCAGATTCTCAGGTAG
- a CDS encoding ABC transporter permease subunit has product MELVKQTLSYLLDASLLDLYGLRMLAGFWITLKLVMLSFALGWGLGWLLVLGRLSSSRLGRGFSRGYVYFFRGSPLLAQLFLLYYGMGAFREFWQSINLWWFFRDPWWCALLAFSLNTAAYQAEIFRGSLLAIPAGQKEACRALSLGPVRSFLSVILPQSMRIAIGPLGNEMILLVKASAIASLVTVYDVMGVTKLAYSRSFNFEIYLWAAVLYLLVVEVLRRVLRVMEGRLSRHLAR; this is encoded by the coding sequence ATGGAACTCGTCAAGCAAACCCTGTCGTATCTCCTGGATGCCTCTTTGCTGGATTTGTATGGCTTGCGCATGCTGGCAGGTTTCTGGATCACGCTCAAGCTGGTCATGCTGTCGTTTGCGCTGGGGTGGGGGCTGGGCTGGCTGCTGGTTCTGGGCCGCTTGTCATCCAGCCGCCTTGGGCGCGGATTCAGTCGTGGCTATGTGTATTTTTTTCGCGGTTCACCCCTGCTGGCGCAGTTGTTCCTGTTGTATTACGGGATGGGCGCGTTTCGTGAGTTCTGGCAGTCCATCAACCTCTGGTGGTTTTTTCGTGATCCCTGGTGGTGTGCCTTGTTGGCCTTTAGCCTGAATACCGCTGCCTATCAGGCTGAGATATTCCGTGGCAGCCTGCTGGCCATTCCCGCTGGACAGAAAGAGGCCTGCCGTGCCCTCAGCTTAGGGCCGGTTCGATCATTTCTGAGCGTCATCTTGCCGCAATCCATGCGGATTGCAATCGGCCCCTTGGGCAACGAAATGATTCTGCTCGTCAAGGCCAGCGCCATTGCGTCCCTGGTCACCGTATATGACGTGATGGGGGTCACCAAACTGGCATATTCCCGTAGTTTCAATTTTGAAATCTATCTGTGGGCCGCAGTGCTGTACTTGTTGGTGGTCGAAGTTCTGCGCCGCGTCTTGCGTGTCATGGAAGGGCGCCTGTCCCGACATCTTGCCCGCTGA